Proteins from a genomic interval of Longimicrobiales bacterium:
- a CDS encoding biotin-dependent carboxyltransferase family protein, translated as MIRVRRAGLLTTVQDLGRRGMQQHGISRGGAMDALAHRIANLLVGNADTAAALECTLLGPALEFVEESVVALGGGDLGATLEGRTVPLWTPFIVPAGSVLSFTEPRTGCRACIGVAGGIDVPLVLGSRATDLIASIGGHEGRALAPGDELPTGTPGGAADRMRDRLLAAPDRAPRAGRSLIPRYSAAPVVRIIRGPEHDRFSPASRQLLVAGEFEVTPQSNRMGLRLRGPSLSLSGLYDLHSSPVTMGTVQVPPSGDPIVLMADHQTIGGYPRIASVITVDLPLLAQAAPGARVRFREVSLADAQTLYLRREHDLRMFATGLHVLHTA; from the coding sequence GTGATCCGCGTCAGGCGCGCCGGCCTGCTCACGACGGTGCAGGACCTCGGACGGCGCGGCATGCAGCAGCACGGCATATCGCGCGGCGGGGCAATGGACGCGCTCGCGCATCGGATCGCGAACCTGCTCGTCGGCAACGCCGACACTGCCGCCGCACTGGAGTGCACGCTCCTGGGACCCGCCCTGGAGTTCGTGGAGGAGAGCGTGGTCGCGCTCGGCGGCGGTGACCTCGGCGCCACGCTGGAAGGCCGCACCGTGCCGCTGTGGACCCCCTTCATTGTGCCGGCCGGCAGTGTCCTCTCGTTCACCGAACCGCGCACCGGCTGCCGCGCCTGCATTGGCGTCGCGGGCGGCATCGACGTCCCGCTCGTGCTCGGCAGTCGTGCCACCGACCTGATCGCCTCGATCGGCGGCCACGAGGGTCGTGCGCTCGCACCGGGCGATGAGTTGCCGACCGGTACGCCTGGCGGAGCCGCTGACCGCATGCGCGACCGGCTGCTGGCCGCGCCCGATCGCGCGCCGCGCGCCGGACGCAGCCTGATCCCGCGTTACAGTGCCGCTCCCGTGGTGCGCATCATCCGCGGCCCCGAGCACGATCGCTTCTCGCCTGCATCGCGCCAGCTGCTCGTGGCGGGTGAGTTCGAGGTGACGCCGCAGTCGAACCGCATGGGTCTCCGCCTGAGGGGCCCATCGCTGTCGCTCTCGGGACTGTATGATCTTCATTCCTCGCCCGTCACCATGGGCACCGTTCAGGTGCCGCCGTCGGGCGACCCGATCGTGCTGATGGCCGATCATCAGACCATTGGCGGCTACCCGCGCATCGCGTCCGTCATCACGGTGGACCTGCCGCTGCTGGCGCAGGCGGCGCCGGGCGCGCGCGTCCGCTTTCGCGAGGTGAGCCTGGCCGACGCACAGACACTGTATCTCCGGCGGGAGCACGATCTGCGGATGTTTGCCACGGGGCTCCACGTTCTGCACACTGCATGA
- the pxpB gene encoding 5-oxoprolinase subunit PxpB, with protein MRVQPLGDAALLIELGHVIDAATHARVRAAFDALSAAAIPGVTDIVPAYTGIAVHYDPVPVARSERDGSPYETMRRTVVTTLEDVPAEVVPPGRTVEIAVRYGGEDGPDLEFVARHAGLSVAEVVAQHAGAEYTVFMVGFTPGFAYLGGLPERLATPRRSSPRASVRAGSVGIAGKQTGIYPLRTPGGWQIIGRTDERLFRPELDPPTLLRIGDRVRFVDASDA; from the coding sequence ATGCGCGTGCAGCCGCTCGGTGACGCCGCCCTCCTCATCGAGCTCGGTCATGTGATCGATGCCGCGACGCACGCACGCGTGCGCGCGGCGTTCGACGCGCTCTCCGCGGCGGCCATTCCCGGCGTCACCGACATCGTGCCCGCGTACACCGGTATTGCCGTGCATTACGACCCGGTGCCCGTGGCGCGCAGCGAACGCGATGGCAGTCCATACGAAACGATGCGACGCACGGTCGTGACGACGCTGGAGGACGTGCCGGCCGAGGTCGTCCCGCCCGGGCGTACCGTGGAGATCGCGGTGCGGTACGGCGGCGAGGACGGCCCTGACCTGGAGTTCGTGGCGCGGCATGCCGGCCTGTCGGTCGCGGAAGTGGTCGCGCAGCATGCGGGCGCGGAGTACACGGTGTTCATGGTCGGCTTCACGCCGGGCTTTGCGTATCTCGGCGGCCTGCCGGAGCGGCTGGCGACGCCGCGGCGCTCGTCGCCGCGGGCCTCGGTGCGGGCGGGATCGGTCGGCATCGCGGGGAAGCAGACGGGGATCTATCCGCTGCGCACGCCGGGCGGCTGGCAGATCATCGGACGCACGGATGAGCGGCTTTTCCGGCCCGAGCTGGACCCGCCCACACTGCTGCGCATCGGCGACCGCGTGCGTTTCGTCGACGCGAGCGACGCGTGA